The Nitrospirales bacterium genome includes a window with the following:
- a CDS encoding insulinase family protein, translating to MGKHPSRVSRLTSTVLLLLLSHLWLIGPLYAQVEYVADLRFPPLPDLAIPEPTRVTLDNGMVILMMEDHELPLVSVSAKIRTGSRLDPPGKVGLAQIVGSVMRSGGTTTMSGDALDDYLEGKAATIETSIGETMGSASMSCLKDDFVDILKVFADVLRNPSFNQEKLAIAKNQAMASISRQNDNPDSIVSREFKKLVYGADSSYARTPTYTTISAITQTDLKDWHQRFFHPNRMIIGITGDFQADAALTLLKKVFSDWPAGPPVQPVSVPYAASNPANVFYVEKNDMTQAKIIMGHLGVLRNNPDYYPLVVVNQILSGSFGARLFSNVRSKQGLAYDVHGGVGFQWDYPGMASLMMSTKTETTAAGIDALIAESQKMVSEPPTDEEVAKAKASIINSFVFSVDSPAKVLGQYLLYEYYGYPLDWLVKFRDGIEQVTTEQVREAAQHHLRPLDFSILVVGPRAGTAPALARYDAVQELDISIPEPS from the coding sequence ATGGGCAAACATCCCAGCCGAGTCTCTCGACTCACTTCAACCGTGCTGCTCTTGTTGTTGTCACATCTGTGGCTTATAGGACCTCTTTATGCTCAAGTTGAATACGTCGCTGATTTACGATTCCCTCCTCTTCCAGATCTGGCAATTCCCGAACCCACACGAGTGACCTTGGACAATGGCATGGTGATCTTGATGATGGAAGACCACGAATTACCACTCGTGAGCGTCTCGGCGAAAATCCGAACAGGGTCCCGTTTAGATCCCCCGGGAAAAGTGGGATTGGCTCAAATCGTCGGAAGTGTGATGCGCAGTGGAGGGACCACGACAATGTCCGGTGATGCCTTGGATGATTATCTTGAAGGAAAAGCCGCGACAATCGAGACCTCAATCGGTGAAACGATGGGGTCGGCCTCGATGAGTTGCCTGAAAGATGATTTCGTCGATATTTTGAAAGTTTTCGCTGACGTCTTGCGAAACCCTTCGTTTAATCAAGAGAAGCTCGCCATCGCCAAAAACCAGGCCATGGCCTCAATTTCTCGACAGAACGACAATCCTGATTCGATCGTGAGCCGAGAATTTAAAAAGCTTGTGTACGGGGCCGACTCTTCCTATGCCCGTACGCCTACCTATACCACCATTAGTGCGATCACTCAAACAGATCTGAAAGACTGGCACCAGCGCTTCTTTCATCCAAACCGGATGATCATCGGTATCACCGGCGACTTCCAAGCCGATGCTGCATTAACGTTGTTGAAAAAAGTTTTTTCCGATTGGCCAGCCGGACCTCCCGTTCAACCGGTCTCCGTGCCATATGCGGCATCGAATCCGGCCAACGTCTTTTATGTCGAGAAGAATGACATGACTCAGGCGAAGATTATCATGGGGCATTTAGGTGTCCTCCGGAACAACCCTGATTATTATCCTCTAGTGGTGGTCAATCAAATTTTATCCGGTTCATTCGGGGCACGGTTATTTTCCAATGTTCGTTCGAAGCAAGGTCTTGCTTACGATGTGCATGGCGGAGTGGGGTTTCAATGGGACTACCCGGGTATGGCCAGTCTGATGATGTCCACAAAGACAGAAACGACTGCCGCAGGCATCGATGCCCTCATCGCTGAATCGCAAAAGATGGTCTCAGAGCCACCGACCGATGAAGAAGTTGCAAAAGCCAAAGCGAGCATCATCAATTCATTCGTGTTTTCGGTTGATTCGCCGGCCAAGGTGTTGGGGCAGTATCTTTTGTATGAATACTATGGCTATCCCTTAGATTGGCTCGTCAAATTTCGCGATGGCATCGAACAGGTAACGACCGAACAGGTGCGGGAAGCGGCTCAACACCATTTACGTCCTCTAGACTTTTCGATTCTGGTGGTGGGGCCCCGGGCCGGCACAGCACCGGCGTTGGCACGATATGACGCCGTACAAGAACTTGACATTTCGATTCCAGAGCCAAGCTAA
- a CDS encoding M48 family metallopeptidase has translation MRTFPTWLRQLAFFLFVFMFGISVSGCQTNPYTKRSQLLLVNSAEMQQMASNAYNEVLSDPKVIISKDPREIEPVKRVAARIIEAAKRSKYAEAAKQFHWEVSVIKDDQTKNAWAMPGGKIAVYTGIFPIAKTEAGLAAIMGHEVVHALAQHGGERMSQGMLAQFGQAGTAVALAVLGVNPEVNQLAMQAVGLGTQVGILLPFSRQHESEADYIGVLLAADAGYDPREAIAIWQRMAGASDGAPPEFLSTHPAHDTRIADLKKWMPEAMTLYQSADKAPVKNLPTLTPSAKPPSDRPSAPKTKFRR, from the coding sequence ATGAGAACATTTCCCACCTGGCTCCGACAGCTCGCCTTTTTTCTTTTTGTATTCATGTTCGGGATATCGGTATCTGGATGCCAAACCAACCCTTACACGAAACGGTCACAATTATTACTCGTGAATTCTGCAGAAATGCAACAAATGGCGAGTAACGCGTACAATGAAGTCCTGTCAGACCCCAAAGTCATCATCTCAAAAGATCCGCGTGAAATTGAACCGGTCAAACGAGTCGCCGCTCGAATTATTGAAGCGGCAAAGCGTTCGAAATATGCCGAAGCCGCGAAACAATTTCATTGGGAAGTTTCCGTGATCAAAGATGACCAAACGAAAAACGCTTGGGCGATGCCAGGTGGGAAAATTGCGGTCTATACAGGGATTTTTCCGATTGCGAAAACCGAAGCCGGGTTAGCGGCAATCATGGGCCATGAAGTCGTTCATGCCCTAGCCCAACATGGTGGAGAGCGCATGAGTCAGGGTATGCTTGCTCAATTCGGGCAAGCGGGAACTGCCGTAGCCTTGGCTGTGTTAGGAGTCAATCCAGAGGTCAACCAACTGGCCATGCAAGCGGTCGGCCTGGGGACTCAGGTTGGGATTCTCCTGCCTTTTAGCCGTCAGCATGAGTCTGAAGCCGATTATATCGGTGTCTTATTGGCCGCTGACGCCGGATATGATCCACGAGAGGCTATCGCCATTTGGCAACGTATGGCCGGGGCCTCTGATGGCGCTCCACCTGAATTTCTTTCAACTCATCCCGCCCACGACACTCGTATCGCTGATTTGAAAAAATGGATGCCCGAAGCCATGACGTTGTATCAATCAGCCGACAAGGCTCCGGTCAAAAACTTGCCAACTCTTACCCCCTCTGCCAAACCTCCTTCAGATCGTCCATCAGCCCCCAAAACTAAATTTCGTCGATAG